One window of Hymenobacter sp. BRD128 genomic DNA carries:
- a CDS encoding alanine dehydrogenase, producing MAEQLPSGFGALATSRAYFTQESMLAVETRKRKLFIGLPKETSLQENRLGLTPEAVHHLVTEGHEVMLESGAGEPSKYSDHDYSEAGATIAYSTEEVYKADIILKVAPPVMDEIELMRPGQTLISALQMGTMTPEFVNALARKKVNAIGFELIKDPSGARPVVRAMSEIAGSTVMLVAAEYLARSNEGKGIILGGITGVPPSQVVILGAGTVAEYAARAAIGLGAEVKVFDNHLYKLRRLKHNLGAQLYTSTLDTFALSQQIRRADVVIGALAVEEGRIPFMVPEQMVASMAAGSIIIDISIDQGGCFETSELTTHSKPVFRKYDVVHYCVPNIASRVPRTATNALSNIFTPILQDISQQGGINEALFTNEHFRSGVYIYKGSLTNAAIAKKFNMRYKELGLLIAVRN from the coding sequence ATGGCCGAACAGCTACCCTCCGGCTTTGGCGCGCTGGCTACGAGCCGCGCCTACTTCACCCAGGAGTCGATGCTGGCCGTGGAAACGCGCAAGCGTAAGCTCTTCATCGGCCTGCCCAAGGAAACCTCGTTGCAGGAAAACCGCCTCGGCCTCACGCCCGAAGCCGTGCATCACCTCGTGACCGAAGGCCACGAAGTGATGCTGGAAAGCGGGGCCGGCGAGCCCAGCAAGTACTCCGACCACGACTACTCCGAAGCCGGTGCCACCATTGCCTACTCCACGGAGGAAGTCTACAAGGCCGACATCATCCTGAAAGTGGCCCCGCCCGTGATGGATGAAATTGAGCTGATGCGCCCCGGCCAGACGCTCATCTCGGCCCTGCAAATGGGCACCATGACGCCCGAATTCGTCAATGCGCTGGCCCGCAAAAAGGTGAATGCCATCGGTTTCGAGCTGATAAAGGACCCTAGCGGCGCCCGCCCGGTGGTGCGCGCCATGAGCGAAATTGCGGGTTCGACGGTGATGCTGGTGGCGGCCGAGTACCTGGCCCGCTCCAACGAAGGCAAGGGGATTATTCTGGGCGGCATTACGGGCGTGCCGCCGTCGCAGGTCGTGATTCTGGGCGCCGGCACCGTGGCCGAGTACGCCGCCCGCGCCGCTATCGGGCTGGGAGCGGAGGTAAAAGTATTTGATAATCACCTGTATAAGCTACGCCGTCTCAAGCATAACCTCGGCGCGCAGCTCTACACCAGCACCCTCGATACCTTCGCCCTGAGCCAGCAGATTCGGCGAGCCGACGTGGTGATTGGCGCGCTGGCCGTGGAGGAAGGCCGCATCCCCTTCATGGTGCCCGAGCAGATGGTGGCTAGCATGGCGGCCGGCTCCATCATCATCGACATCAGCATCGACCAGGGCGGCTGCTTCGAAACCAGCGAGCTGACCACGCACAGCAAGCCGGTTTTCCGCAAGTACGACGTGGTGCACTACTGCGTGCCCAACATCGCCTCGCGCGTGCCCCGCACCGCCACCAACGCCCTCAGCAACATCTTCACGCCCATTCTGCAAGACATCAGCCAGCAGGGCGGCATCAACGAGGCGCTGTTCACGAACGAGCATTTCCGCTCGGGCGTCTACATCTACAAAGGCTCGCTCACCAATGCTGCCATCGCCAAAAAATTCAACATGCGCTATAAGGAGCTAGGGCTGCTGATTGCGGTGCGGAATTAA
- a CDS encoding putative porin produces MVSFKNAAGRWLLLLLLLGLGAPLAARAQIVDDSTKVLYGPKTTRVISEAEVRRDSTGGTPIDTALTQWPQARFWAHDTTFQQDLGVLGSASHPLLYQPNYQLGARFGRNAFDRNTRDGSEVPYYDSRSPYSFFRYVQGSRGEQVFEINYSRSLKKNFSIGIDYERIAGNQVLAVNTSQWQVEHNNFTLYSRFQTEDGRYHLLANYSASRQRTRELGGIWPTATESLTELKGLNSFFKYDLERVYLSPGINIDDRDQVHVFQSYRLAQKGFTAYHVLDVRRQYNGYTDNALPRDASGFLLFYPQATTFPGSGTLRNSVATDDRATFRQIENTFGLLGRTDRIEYNVYGRYRNAWLSQLTTPLGRSGTGLRLQTVGSSPADTIVAPHYFGQLFVGGTASFNYRSIYAVEVAGEYLPYDNGSVKVPGAGAEYWLRGRIRTGPLSAELLLNSYSATLTQRVFIGNNYTWTNLSDNKWQSTFGNTTTQQLTGRLRQRLPFLAEHSIELSASAARIAGLLFYNQYGVPEQLSSAIADSKVLLIGFARHRARLGNVYFDNQATYTRGGDGAGLRIPALVTESRVYYQRRVFGHALFAQVGGELYYQSSYRGYNYAPSTQQFYVQDRFTIGNYAVANVFVAADISSASLFLKVAYLNQGLGRDGYFTAPYYTGYPRRFQFGVRWRFFS; encoded by the coding sequence ATGGTTTCTTTTAAAAACGCGGCCGGCCGCTGGCTCCTGTTACTGCTGCTGCTGGGGCTGGGTGCCCCCCTGGCCGCCCGGGCGCAGATTGTCGACGACTCGACCAAGGTGCTCTACGGCCCCAAAACGACCCGCGTCATCTCCGAGGCCGAGGTGCGGCGCGACTCGACGGGCGGCACCCCTATCGATACCGCCCTCACGCAGTGGCCGCAGGCGCGCTTCTGGGCCCACGATACTACGTTTCAGCAAGATTTGGGCGTGCTGGGCTCGGCCTCACACCCGCTCTTGTATCAGCCCAACTACCAGCTGGGGGCGCGCTTCGGGCGCAATGCCTTCGACCGCAATACCCGCGACGGGAGCGAGGTGCCGTACTACGACAGCCGCTCGCCCTACTCATTTTTTCGCTACGTGCAGGGCAGCCGCGGCGAGCAGGTATTTGAAATCAACTACTCGCGCTCGCTGAAGAAAAATTTTAGTATTGGCATTGATTACGAGCGTATTGCCGGCAATCAGGTGCTGGCCGTGAATACGTCGCAGTGGCAGGTCGAGCACAATAACTTTACCCTTTACAGCCGCTTCCAGACCGAAGACGGCCGCTACCATCTGCTCGCCAACTACTCGGCCAGCCGGCAGCGCACCCGCGAGCTAGGAGGCATTTGGCCAACTGCCACCGAAAGCCTTACGGAGCTGAAGGGGCTCAACAGCTTCTTCAAGTACGACTTGGAGCGCGTGTACCTCTCGCCGGGCATCAACATCGACGACCGCGACCAGGTGCACGTGTTTCAGAGCTACCGGCTGGCGCAGAAGGGTTTCACGGCCTACCATGTGCTCGACGTGCGGCGGCAGTACAATGGCTATACCGACAATGCCTTGCCGCGCGATGCCAGCGGCTTCTTGCTTTTTTATCCGCAGGCCACCACCTTTCCCGGCTCGGGCACGCTGCGCAACTCGGTAGCCACCGACGACCGCGCCACCTTCCGCCAGATTGAGAACACCTTTGGCCTGCTGGGCCGCACCGACCGCATCGAGTACAACGTGTACGGCCGTTACCGCAACGCCTGGCTTTCGCAGCTCACCACGCCGCTCGGCCGCTCGGGCACCGGCCTGCGTCTCCAAACGGTGGGCAGCTCCCCGGCCGATACCATCGTGGCGCCGCACTACTTCGGGCAGCTGTTCGTGGGCGGCACGGCCTCGTTTAACTACCGCAGCATCTACGCCGTGGAAGTGGCCGGCGAGTACCTGCCCTACGACAACGGCAGCGTGAAAGTGCCGGGCGCGGGCGCCGAGTACTGGCTACGTGGCCGCATCCGCACCGGCCCGCTCTCGGCCGAGCTGCTACTTAATTCTTACTCGGCTACGCTCACCCAGCGCGTATTTATCGGCAACAACTACACCTGGACTAACCTGAGCGATAACAAATGGCAGAGCACCTTTGGCAACACCACTACCCAGCAGCTCACGGGGCGTCTGCGCCAGCGCCTGCCTTTCCTGGCCGAGCATTCTATTGAGCTGAGCGCCAGCGCCGCGCGCATCGCCGGGCTGCTGTTTTATAATCAGTACGGCGTGCCCGAGCAGCTCTCCAGCGCCATTGCCGACAGCAAGGTGCTGCTCATCGGCTTTGCGCGGCACCGCGCCCGGCTAGGCAATGTGTACTTTGATAACCAGGCTACTTACACGCGGGGGGGCGATGGTGCGGGCCTGCGCATTCCGGCGCTCGTCACCGAGTCGCGGGTGTATTACCAGCGGCGGGTGTTTGGGCACGCGCTGTTTGCGCAGGTGGGCGGCGAGCTGTATTACCAGTCGAGCTACCGGGGCTACAACTATGCGCCGAGCACCCAGCAGTTTTACGTGCAGGACCGCTTTACCATCGGCAACTACGCGGTGGCTAACGTGTTCGTGGCCGCCGATATCAGCTCGGCCTCCCTTTTCCTGAAAGTGGCCTACCTCAACCAGGGGCTGGGCCGCGACGGCTATTTCACGGCCCCGTATTATACCGGCTACCCGCGCCGCTTCCAGTTTGGGGTGCGGTGGCGGTTCTTTAGCTAA
- a CDS encoding tRNA-(ms[2]io[6]A)-hydroxylase, which produces MKEKTILKLKLNSDPRWADLASKNLEEILVDHAYCEQKAASTGISLIVHYPEKERLVDELTALVAEEWEHFDRVVKELRKRNLPLGRPRRDEYVVQLMAHVRKGGPRERQLLDQLLVSSLIEARSCERFKLLWLHLQDRDPELSQFYYELMASEAGHFVSYVDLAKEYCDSAEVDARLQELLKIEGEIVVSLPVRDDRMH; this is translated from the coding sequence ATGAAAGAAAAAACCATCCTCAAGCTTAAGCTTAACTCCGACCCGCGCTGGGCCGACCTGGCCAGCAAAAACCTGGAGGAAATCCTGGTTGACCACGCCTATTGCGAGCAAAAGGCGGCCAGCACCGGCATCTCGCTCATCGTGCACTACCCCGAAAAAGAGCGCCTGGTAGACGAGCTTACTGCCCTCGTGGCCGAGGAATGGGAGCACTTCGACCGCGTGGTGAAGGAGCTGCGCAAGCGCAACCTGCCGCTAGGTCGCCCGCGCCGCGACGAGTACGTGGTGCAGCTCATGGCGCACGTGCGCAAAGGCGGCCCGCGCGAGCGCCAGCTCCTGGACCAGCTGCTTGTGTCATCGCTCATTGAGGCGCGCAGCTGCGAGCGCTTCAAGCTGCTGTGGCTGCATTTGCAAGACCGCGACCCCGAATTGAGCCAGTTCTACTACGAGCTGATGGCGAGCGAGGCCGGCCACTTCGTGAGCTACGTCGACCTGGCCAAAGAATATTGCGACTCCGCCGAGGTCGATGCCCGCTTGCAGGAATTACTCAAAATCGAGGGTGAGATTGTAGTGAGTTTGCCCGTGCGCGACGACCGTATGCACTAA
- the tsaE gene encoding tRNA (adenosine(37)-N6)-threonylcarbamoyltransferase complex ATPase subunit type 1 TsaE, whose product MTPIVLEIPTLAAVPTAAQQLATAIAESGRSVVAFEGEMGAGKTTLIRALCAALGVKDDVSSPTFALVNEYRDGQGQSLYHFDFYRVDSEEEAARLGAAEYFDSGYLCLVEWPSRVASLLPPQRLLVELTVTGPESRQLSINSE is encoded by the coding sequence GTGACACCTATTGTACTTGAAATTCCGACTCTAGCCGCCGTGCCCACGGCCGCCCAGCAGCTCGCCACGGCCATTGCCGAGTCGGGCCGCTCCGTGGTGGCTTTTGAGGGCGAGATGGGGGCGGGCAAAACCACGCTCATCCGGGCCCTGTGCGCCGCGCTAGGGGTCAAAGACGATGTGAGCAGCCCCACCTTTGCCCTGGTCAACGAGTACCGCGACGGCCAGGGCCAGTCCCTTTATCATTTCGATTTTTATCGGGTCGACTCCGAAGAAGAAGCTGCCCGGCTGGGCGCGGCCGAGTACTTCGATTCGGGGTATCTTTGCCTAGTAGAATGGCCTAGCCGCGTGGCCAGCCTGCTACCCCCGCAGCGACTGCTGGTGGAGCTGACCGTAACCGGCCCCGAATCAAGACAATTATCAATTAACAGTGAGTAA